A single Vibrio sp. YMD68 DNA region contains:
- a CDS encoding threonine/serine exporter family protein: MDEHQRAVSRLIAQAGQMLLAHGAESTLVGSITHRIGIAAGMDEVEVSLSASSLVVTTVYQDHCITTARRSPDKGINMRVITQIQRICIMLEKGIVDCDLAQMKLNDITPERYNRWLVVVMIGLSCASFSRLAGGDWAVFIMTFIASSVGMIVRQEIGHRHFNPMVNFSATAFVTTIISAQAVSFSIGNHPTIVMASSVLMLVPGFPLINSVADMIKGYINMGIARFVMASLLTLATCLGIVAAMSVMDVWGWGL, translated from the coding sequence CTCAAGCTGGACAAATGTTATTGGCGCATGGTGCTGAAAGCACACTAGTTGGAAGCATCACACATAGAATTGGTATCGCGGCAGGCATGGATGAAGTCGAAGTTTCGCTATCGGCTAGCTCTTTAGTGGTGACAACCGTCTATCAAGATCACTGCATTACCACCGCGAGGCGAAGCCCTGACAAAGGGATTAATATGCGGGTGATTACTCAGATCCAACGTATTTGTATCATGCTTGAAAAAGGGATCGTTGATTGCGATCTTGCTCAAATGAAGCTTAATGACATCACCCCAGAGCGTTATAATCGCTGGTTGGTTGTGGTGATGATTGGTTTATCTTGTGCTTCATTCAGTCGTTTAGCTGGTGGGGACTGGGCGGTATTTATCATGACTTTTATCGCTTCCTCGGTGGGAATGATCGTTCGGCAAGAGATTGGCCACCGTCACTTTAACCCTATGGTTAACTTTTCTGCGACTGCCTTTGTGACAACGATTATTTCAGCCCAAGCCGTTTCCTTTTCTATTGGAAATCACCCTACTATTGTGATGGCATCATCAGTATTAATGCTGGTTCCAGGGTTTCCATTGATCAATTCGGTTGCCGATATGATCAAAGGCTACATCAATATGGGGATCGCACGATTTGTCATGGCCAGCCTATTGACGTTAGCAACGTGCCTAGGGATTGTTGCTGCGATGAGTGTCATGGATGTTTGGGGGTGGGGTTTATGA